CGAATATCCGACAGAAGAGTGAGTGGAGTCTGAGAGGAGNGAAATCCTTCAGGTACATCCCGTGACAGTGTGTAACTCCTACagatactctgtttcttcaatctCCCTCTTTTTATCTGAGTGTGTGCCTCAAGCTTCCTATAACAAGTTAGTGATGCAAACTGAACAGAAAACCCAAAACTGAACCACAAGGCATTAAGATAACTGAAATACTTCAGAGCAGCATAAGGTTCAAAGGTTCAATACATAGCCGAgtagaactaaaaaaaatcagagttcTGCAATTGTAAATGCAATACATAACCGTTAGAGAGCATACACGAATTTGTTCAGCCACTCTCGGTTTCATCACCGTCTTCCTCATCTTCAGGATCACCCTCACCCTCAGAATAAACGATATCAAGGTAATCTCCCCCTACTTGAGTGcacaaactcatataaaaacTAGAGAGAAATGATCAGAGAAAGTGGAAGAGGAGAGAGACTTACCTACAAGACGTTCCATCATGAGTTTGGTGAAGTCATGCAAGTGGCGAATATCCGACAGAAGAGTGAGTGGAGTCTGAGAGGAGAGAAGCTCCTTCGGCTCAATCTTGAACTTAACAGGTGCAGCAGAGGTAACATCACCGGAGAGAGCAGGAACAATGCGTTGGAGACGCAGGAGCTGATCGATGAGATTGGGAAGAATGAGACGAACATTGGAGGAAACATTCACGACCACGGAGCTGCAGGCACAAATTTCATCAAAGACCAATTTCCCAAAGTTAAAGCGATGGCCTTTGAGAATCATGAAGAGGAGTATAGACCGCTCAGCAGACATAAAGCTGGGGTTCATTGTGGGCATCCAGTTCTGACAACAGATCTTCTGAAGCATCGCCACCGTATCGCCCATCTCCTTTTTGTTGTGAAGCTCCCAAGTACGAATCCGACCATCAGTGAGGAGAGTGACAATCTCATCAAGACTGTCAAGAACTTGGATCTGAGTCGCATTCAAAGGGTACGACTCATTGGGAAGCTAATACATGGCATTGATGAGAGATGGAGAGAACTCATACATGGATCCACGGACATAAACTTTGAGTGTGTCGATCCCCTCTGTTTCAGCTTCAGCCAGGTTGGCATAGAACTCTTTNNNNNNNNNNNNNNNNNNNNNNNNNNNNNNNNNNNNNNNNNNNNNNNNNNNNNNNNNNNNNNNNNNNNNNNNNNNNNNNNNNNNNNNNNNNNNNNNNNNNNNNNNNNNNNNNNNNNNNNNNNNNNNNNNNNNNNNNNNNNNNNNNNNNNNNNNNNNNNNNNNNNNNNNNNNNNNNNNNNNNNNNNNNNNNNNNNNNNNNNNNNNNNNNNNNNNNNNNNNNNNNNNNNNNNNNNNNNNNNNNNNNNNNNNNNNNNNNNNNNNNNNNNNNNNNNNNNNNNNNNNNNNNNNNNNNNNNNNNNNNNNNNNNNNNNNNNNNNNNNNNNNNNNNNNNNNNNNNNNNNNNNNNNNNNNNNNNNNNNNNNNNNNNNNNNNNNNNNNNNNNNNNNNNNNNNNNNNNNNNNNNNNNNNNNNNNNNNNNNNNNNNNNNNNNNNNNNNNNNNNNNNNNNNNNNNNNNNNNNNNNNNNNNNNNNNNNNNNNNNNNNNNNNNNNNNNNNNNNNNNNNNNNNNNNNNNNNNNNNNNNNNNNNNNNNNNNNNNNNNNNNNNNNNNNNNNNNNNNNNNNNNNNNNNNNNNNNNNNNNNNNNNNNNNNNNNNNNNNNNNNNNNNNNNNNNNNNNNNNNNNNNNNNNNNNNNNNNNNNAAGAGGAGTATAGACCGCTCAGCAGACATAAAGCTGGGGTTCATTGTGGGCATCCAGTTCTGACAACAGATCTTCTGAAGCATCGCCACCGTATCGCCCATCTCCTTTTTGTTGTGAAGCTCCCAAGTACGAATCCGACCATCAGTGAGGAGAGTGACAATCTCATCAAGACTGTCAAGAACTTGGATCTGAGTCGCATTCAAAGGGTACGACTCATTGGGAAGCTAATACATGGCATTGATGAGAGATGGAGAGAACTCATACATGGATCCACGGACATAAACTTTGAGTGTGTCGATCCCCTCTGTTTCAGCTTCAGCCAGGTTGGCATAGAACTCTTTGACAACAGCCCCAACAAACGAATCAACTTCAGTAATCGTAGGCAGAATACCAAAATCCGACAGGATTTTGTATGCATCACCACCGTGAGGGTTATCAGCAGCAAGGAAGCCCATCTCATTAAAGGGGCGATCTGAGATAGTCTGAAAACGACGCATGGTGAGTTCGGAGAAGAACTGAGATGAGTAGGGATCTGAGGACGGAAACTTCAGTTTAGGGTAGTTCCGATCACGAGCAGCAGTGAGACGGCGATTTGCAACATAGCGAGAGAGGTACGTCGGTAGAGGAACTTCTGCAACATCCTCTGCAGTGAGATTAGGCTTTGGAAGTGAAGTGTCAGTGACATCTTCAAGGTCATCGTGAGTGGACGAGCGAGTAGACCTACGACGAGGCATGCGACGAGTTGGAGCGGGCAATGGCTTAGACTTTCCTTTGGATCCAGATGCACGAACACAGGAACGTTTGctaggaggaagaggaggaggctTACGCTTGGTCTTCTTAGGTTGAGAGACTCCAGGTTCGGTCTTTAGAACAAGTGGAGGGTCTGCTGAAAAAAGAACAGGAGCAGCGGAAGATTGTTCAGCAGCAGGAGTGGAGTTCTCAGCACCAAGAGTCGAAGAAGGTGGGTTGTCGTGGTCCATGATCAATGAGTGAAGAGATCTGAATGTGAGGAAGGTTTTAGGAGCGAAAAAAAGGAGATGTGGACAACAAAGAGACAAGGCGAAAGCGGCACAAAGAGAAATGAATTAGGTTTAGGACAGTCTCCCAAATAGGTAGCCACCTACGACACTTAACACACATGTGAGATTTGTTCATGGGCCCGAAAAGAGTTTCAGGTCAAACGACAAACTGGGCCCaaacacataaaccaaaacCCACACAAAGGCAACAGTGCTTACACACATAGCATAATGAGATAAAAACACATTCTTTGTTATCAATGTTTTACACAAAGTTGTGATAACAAGAAATATGAAATCTCATCAAGAGCATCCTCAGACaaagtaaaatgttttttttttaatattatagtacatatacacatatatatatatatgataaatgtctgacaaaataacatatacaacaaacaaacaaaaggatGAGGATACCACACCTGAGTCCTATGGCTGAGGTCAAACAGACAGATTGCCAAGTAAGAGTTGCACAGCTGCTGTGATATTAGTAGATGAAAAAAACTAGCAGTTGCTTAGCTCAAAGAGATGTAAAACATACTCAATGATCTCAACAGACTAGACTACACTCATCATACTCAACCGGAACAGATCCTCATGATGTGAAGCCAAATTCATGGNNNNNNNNNNNNNNNNNNNNNNNNNNNNNNNNNNNNNNNNNNNNNNNNNNNNNNNNNNNNNNNNNNNNNNNNNNNNNNNNNNNNNNNNNNNNNNNNNNNNNNNNNNNNNNNNNNNNNNNNNNNNNNNNNNNNNNNNNNNNNNNNNNNNNNNNNNNNNNNNNNNNNNNNNNNNNNNNNNNNNNNNNNNNNNNNNNNNNNNNNNNNNNNNNNNNNNNNNNNNNNNNNNNNNNNNNNNNNNNNNNNNNNNNNNNNNNNNNNNNNNNNNNNNNNNNNNNNNNNNNNNNNNNNNNNNNNNNNNNNNNNNNNNNNNNNNNNNNNNNNNNNNNNNNNNNNNNNNNNNNNNNNNNNNNNNNNNNNNNNNNNNNNNNNNNNNNNNNNNNNNNNNNNNNNNNNNNNNNNNNNNNNNNNNNNNNNNNNNNNNNNNNNNNNNNNNNNNNNNNNNNNNNNNNNNNNNNNNNNNNNNNNNNNNNNNNNNNNNNNNNNNNNNNNNNNNNNNNNNNNNNNNNNNNNNNNNNNNNNNNNNNNNNNNNNNNNNNNNNNNNNNNNNNNNNNNNNNNNNNNNNNNNNNNNNNNNNNNNNNNNNNNNNNNNNNNNNNNNNNNNNNNNNNNNNNNNNNNNNNNNNNNNNNNNNNNNNNNNNNNNNNNNNNNNNNNNNNNNNNNNNNNNNNNNNNNNNNNNNNNNNNNNNNNNNNNNNNNNNNNNNNNNNNNNNNNNNNNNNNNNNNNNNNNNNNNNNNNNNNNNNNNNNNNNNNNNNNNNNNNNNNNNNNNNNNNNNNNNNNNNNNNNNNNNNNNNNNNNNNNNNNNNNNNNNNNNNNNNNNNNNNNNNNNNNNNNNNNNNNNNNNNNNNNNNNNNNNNNNNNNNNNNNNNNNNNNNNNNNNNNNNNNNNNNNNNNNNNNNNNNNNNNNNNNNNNNNNNNNNNNNNNNNNNNNNNNNNNNNNNNNNNNNNNNNNNNNNNNNNNNNNNNNNNNNNNNNNNNNNNNNNNNNNNNttttttttttttttttgcttcatccATCCTTTTTGGAAACGTTGTAGGGAGAGCATGATGAGCAGCTGTTTTTCTGAAAGGACTTGCCAAAACAGAGGTTTTAATTATGCATagataaaaagcaaaacaaagagcTGTGCAATCCTGTACCGAGAACCTACAGCATGAGGCTCAGACATATAAACACATTAGTGATCACACAACCCAATTGAAGTTTGAAGATGTGCGAAGGTGTTCAAATCCAAAGGTTTGGTAAAGATATCAGCAAGTTGTTTATCTGAGGACACATGAGAGATCTCAATTACCTTGTTTTAAACCAGTTCACGGATAAAGTGATGCCTAATGTCTATGTGCTTAGTGCGAGAGTGTTGAACAGGATTCTTAGAGATATTGATTGCACTTTCATTATCACAGTAAACTAAGAGGGTTGAGGATACAATACCATAATCAAACAGCATTTGTTTCATCCACATGAGTTGAGTACAGCAACTCCCCATGGCAATGTATTCAGCCTCTGCAGTAGACATAGTCACACAACTTTGCTTCTTGTTGTGTCAGGCGATGAGATTATTCCCAAGGAAGAAACAACCTCCAGATGTGCTTCGTCGATCATCAAGACTTCCTGCCCAATCAGAATCACAGAAACCTGTAAGATTCGAGTTAGTTTACTTAGAGTAAAACAGACCTCGATCAGTTGTTCCCTTGACATATTTGATGATCCTTTTGACAGCATTCAGATGAGACATCCTTGGATCAGCCTGATATCGAGCACATACACCAACACTGAAGCACAAATCGGGCCGAGTAGCAGTGAGATAGAGAAGACTGCCAATCATAGCTCTGTAGAGCTTTTCGTCAACGTTTTGACCAGTTGAGTCCTTCGACAGCTTTCTTGTTGAGCTCATAGGGGTCCTGGATGACTTGCTCGTTTGCATTCCGAATCTTTGAATTAAGCTCTTTGCATATGTTGATTGAGAGATGTGAATCCCACTATcactttgtttgatttgtaatcCCAGAAAGTAGTTCATCTCACCAACCATGCTCATCTCAAATTCCTTAGTCATTCCTTTGACAAAGGTCTTCACAAGTTTTGGATTAGTGCTTCCAAACAcaatatcatccacatagatctgAACAATAAGGATATTTGAACCTTCTTCATAGATAAACAAAGTCTTGTCTACACTGCCTCTTTTAAACCCATTTTCAAGAAGGAACACAGTGAGACGCTCATACCATGCTCGTGGTGCTTGCTTCAATCCATACAGAGCCTTCTTGAGTTTGTACACATGATTCGGAAATTTTGGGTCTTCAAAGCCCTTTGGCTGAGTGACANNNNNNNNNNNNNNNNNNNNNNNNNNNNNNNNNNNNNNNNNNNNNNNNNNNNNNNNNNNNNNNNNNNNNNNNNNNNNNNNNNNNNNNNNNNNNNNNNNNNNNNNNNNNNNNNNNNNNNNNNNNNNNNNNNNNNNNNNNNNNNNNNNNNNNNNNNNNNNNNNNNNNNNNNNNNNNNNNNNNNNNNNNNNNNNNNNNNNNNNNNNNNNNNNNNNNNNNNNNNNNNNNNNNNNNNNNNNNNNNNNNNNNNNNNNNNNNNNNNNNNNNNNNNNNNNNNNNNNNNNNNNNNNNNNNNNNNNNNNNNNNNNNNNNNNNNNNNNNNNNNNNNNNNNNNNNNNNNNNNNNNNNNNNNNNNNNNNNNNNNNNNNNNNNNNNNNNNNNNNNNNNNNNNNNNNNNNNNNNNNNNNNNNNNNNNNNNNNNNNNNNNNNNNNNNNNNNNNNNNNNNNNNNNNNNNNNNNNNNNNNNNNNNNNNNNNNNNNNNNNNNNNNNNNNNNNNNNNNNNNNNNNNNNNNNNNNNNNNNNNNNNNNNNNNNNNNNNNNNNNNNNNNNNNNNNNNNNNNNNNNNNNNNNNNNNNNNNNNNNNNNNNNNNNNNNNNNNNNNNNNNNNNNNNNNNNNNNNNNNNNNNNNNNNNNNNNNNNNNNNNNNNNNNNNNNNNNNNNNNNNNNNNNNNNNNNNNNNNNNNNNNNNNNNNNNNNNNNNNNNNNNNNNNNNNNNNNNNNNNNNNNNNNNNNNNNNNNNNNNNNNNNNNNNNNNNNNNNNNNNNNNNNNNNNNNNNNNNNNNNNNNNNNNNNNNNNNNNNNNNNNNNNNNNNNNNNNNNNNNNNNNNNNNNNNNNNNNNNNNNNNNNNNNNNNNNNNNNNNNNNNNNNNNNNNNNNNNNNNNNNNNNNNNNNNNNNNNNNNNNNNNNNNNNNNNNNNNNNNNNNNNNNNNNNNNNNNNNNNNNNNNNNNNNNNNNNNNNNNNNNNNNNNNNNNNNNNNNNNNNNNNNNNNNNNNNNNNNNNNNNNNNNNNNNNNNNNNNNNNNNNNNNNNNNNNNNNNNNNNNNNNNNNNNNNNNNNNNNNNNNNNNNNNNNNNNNNNNNNNNNNNNNNNNNNNNNNNNNNNNNNNNNNNNNNNNNNNNNNNNNNNNNNNNNNNNNNNNNNNNNNNNNNNNNNNNNNNNNNNNNNNNNNNNNNNNNNNNNNNNNNNNNNNNNNNNNNNNNNNNNNNNNNNNNNNNNNNNNNNNNNNNNNNNNNNNNNNNNNNNNNNNNNNNNNNNNNNNNNNNNNNNNNNNNNNNNNNNNNNNNNTTTCCATCCTCATcaatcttgttcttgaagaTCCACTTAGTACCAACAACATTTACTTGTGGAGGTCTTGGAACAAGATCACACACATCATGCCTAACAAACTGATTAATCTCTTCATGACACGCAGCAAACCAAAACTCATCTTCTAAGGCTGCAAAGATGTCAGATGGTTCCAGTGTTGAGACAAAACAAGAATGTTGTAACATTTCTCGAAAGTTAATCTGAACTCCTCTTGTTTGTCTTTGACCTTCGAGGTTGCCAATCACATCCGATTCTGAGTGATTCTTAGGAACTTGCAAAGATGTTAACCTTGAGTCCACAGCTGGTCCTTGAGTAGCCCTTGTTTATTCTTCCTGATCCTTTTCAACTTTCTCTAGATAAAGAGTTGGCAGATCTTCATCATCCTGAGCTACAGGGAATTCTTTAGTAGGTGATCTATCATCAAATACAACATTAACAGattcttcaactctcttgagaCGTTTGTTGTATACCTTGTAAGCCATACTATTTTTAGCATATCCCAAAAAAATACCTTCATCACTCCTTGAGTCAAACTTACCCAGGTGATCTTTATCATTCAAAATGTAACAAATACACCCAAACGTGTGGAAGTAGCACAGATTCGGAGTTTTCCCTTTCCAAATTTCGTAAGGAGTGGTGTTGGTTTTTGGTTTCACATAGACACGATTGATGATGTAACAAGCAGTGTTTATTGCTTCAGCCCAAAACCTTGGTGACACATTGTTGCCGTGAATCATGGCTATTGCCATTTCTTGAAGAGTTCTGTTCTTCCTTTCAACAatcccattttgttgtggtgtccTTGGTGCAGAGTATTGATGTCGTATCCCTTGAGAGTTGCAGAATTGCTCAAATTCTTCATTCTGGAACTCACCACCGTGGTCACTTCTGATTTGAACTATAGGTCCCTTTTCAGTCTGAAGTTGCAGAGCCAGTATCTTGAAGCTCTCAACAGCTTCTgatttttctcttaaaaatcTGACCCAAGTGAATCTAGAAAAATCATCAGCAAGTACAAAGGTGTACCTTTTTCCATTCAAGCTCTCGGTTTGTACTGGCCCCATAAGATCCATGTGTATCAACTCCAGAATTCGTTTTGAACTAGTATCAGCGATTTTCTTGTGTTGTAccttgatttgttttcctttactGCAGGCATCGCAGACTACATCAGATTTTCCATCAAGCTTTGGTATACCTCTGACAACGTTAGCCTTTACTATCTTGACTAAACTCTGAGTGCTGATGTGACCAAGCCGTCGATGTCATAGATCAAGTTTAGAGACTGTAGCGGATAGACACATCTCTGACTCTTTCCACATATAACATTTGTTTCCTGAACGAACTCCAGCTAGAACTTTGTTTCCGTTTTCATCATATGCACCGCATTCCGTTTTTGTGAATGTGACTTTAAGTCCATCATCACATAACTGGCTTATGCTGATTAGATTTGCACGAAGTCCATCAACAAAATACACATTTGCTAGTTGAGGTTGGTCGGATCTGTCAATCACCCCTTTTCCTTTGATTTGACCTTTTCCTCCATCACCAAAAGTGACTTTTCCACCTAGAATAGGTGCAAATTCGTCTAATGCTGATTGATCTCCTGTCATATGTCTTGAGCATCCACTATCAAAGTACCACGAGTCGCCTTCAGATGAGCCTGTAGATGTGTGGGCTACATTGGCTTCTTCGTCATCCTCTCCAAGTTGTATCAAGCTTAGATTACATCTTAAGTTGATATTCTCGGTTGTGTCTTCTCTAGAAACAACATTGAAAGCCTTTAGATTGCAACTTATGTagatctcatcatcttcttcatacaTCTTCATTAGGTTGAAGTCTGATCTTTCTGTAAGCAGATCACTATACAAATCTTTCTTTGAGATCCACACGGAGCAGAACTTCCCTGGCTCCAAGTAACACTTATTGAGATTCCACAACAGATTGATCTTCTTTCTGAAACTGTAACAGTGTTTTCTTTGATGATTGCCACCACAGTGATCACACCCATAGGTTCTTCTCCTTATGACCCTCCTGTGATGGTCCTTCAACGGATGGTTCTGCCTTTCCTCTGATTTCTTTATCACTGAAAATTTTTTCTTCAAGTTAGTAGATATACCTGCTTCCTTTTCTAAGTGATTGGCACTCACGAAGTTCACAGGTTGAACTATCATATCACTTGAGGTTCCAGTATTTCTTTGATACCCTAGACCTCTGTGTGTGGCATCTATTCTTCCCATGGACAAAATCTTGTCTAGATCCTTAATCCCACTGTTCAGCATCCTGATCTGCTTGTGTTTCTCATTCAACTCCTTTTCAAGTACTATGGCTCTTCCCTTTTCTTTGTAATACTCTTCTTGAAGGTTGCTCAGTTTCTGAAGAAGTTCTTCAGTTGTTTGATCATTAGCCTTGAGTGGAGTATGGTTAACCTTTTCCGTTGCATCTTCATAGGTTGTTTCAAGTTTAGATTCCAATGTAAGCTTTTCTTGAATAAGCTTAAGCTTATCCTTGCTTAGTTGTACCCAACTGTCATACAGAATTCTGTATTCCTCTTTAGGATTGATTTCTTCGTCACTCTCTGAATCAGACTCAGCACCTATCTGAACATTATCTCCACTAACTGTAAAAGCAACAAAGTTGAGCAGATCTTCCCCTTCCTCATCAGACTCAGAGTCACTGAAGCTCAATACGGATTTCTCTTTTGACTTGGTTTTGTTAGGACATTCAAACTTTGTGTGTCCCATGCCTTTGCACTCAAGACACTTTAATTCATTCCGTTTGGTTACGGGACATTCAGGTTTGATATGACCATACCCTCCACATTCATAGCACTGAATCTCCTTTCTCTTACCAGAGTAGTCAGCATCTGGTTTTGATGATCTACCACCTGGTTTGTCTCCTTTTGTATTACTCCAACGTCGTGTGtctctgttgttgtttctctcaaCCCTTTTTAAAGCTTTACCAAAATTTATGGCCAACAAGGACATGTTatctttgatttcttgaaacTGATCAGGTTTTTCATCGGCCTGAAACGCAACGCTTTTAGATGGTTTGACTTTGTCTTCATCACCTTCCATTTCTTCAGATTTTAGTAACTCGACCAATTCAGGAAAAGTCATTGACTCAGTGTTCCCAGCTACCCTCATTACAGCCTTGTGAGCAGCAAATTTGGCTGGAAGACATCTCAACAGTTTTTTCACCAGTTTTTGATCCTTGTAGATCTTTCCAAGAACTTCAGCTTCATTCGCTATGGCACTGAGCTTTGAGCTAAACTTCACTATTGTTTCATCTGGAGCCATCTTCAGACACTCAAACTAAGTAGCTAACATATCAAGTCTCGTTCTCTTAACACTTGACGTTCCTTCATGAGATTGTTGGAGAATATCCTAGGCTTGTTTTGCAGACTTGCATCCTTGAATGAGTTTGAACTCATCTTCATCCACACCAGAGAAAATGGCATTCATGGCTCTTGCATTGAATTTTGACAGATTCTTCTCATCAATTGTCCATCTGGCTTTAACTCCCTCTTTTGTTGTATCAAACGGAggttcccatccttcttctacGGCTGTCCATGCATCTTCTCCTTGGCCTCTGATGAGTTGTGTCATTCGAACTTTCCAATACCCATATCTCTTAGTATCCAGCATGATGTTCTTACTTGTACCCGTACCATCAGTATTTGGTTCCATAACTTAGGATCTAACCTGTGTAGAGACGACAGTCTCAGATCGGTttcccgctctgataccaattgaaataaCTAGAACCTTGAATACTACTACAAGAACACCAAGATACCAGTAAACTGAGCTTTATTAAGAATTTCTCAAACAACTTTCTTACAAGCTTGTTTGATCAGTTTTATGCAACACCAAAACAGTTGGTTTGCCACTGAAACAATCCTAATCTACCCAACCTTACCTGCACAGCAACAGCTATGCTCTCTCTTTATTCACTCACCAATGAAACCCTCAAGCAATATTGTTCTTCTTGCTTAGatctaaacacacacacttttctctctataaAAGTGGTAACCGAACAAGGATGTGAGCTGCTTCTCTTTTATATGCAGCAACAATCTTCACATACTCTTCTTTATCCAGCAAATCCTCCTATGCACCATGTTTTTCAAGAACCTCTCTTTGTCCAATGAGTCATAGGAGAAACCCCATCATTATGTTAACTTCAACACTCCACTTGCTTGTAGCTTCCAACGAACACCTTTTTAGCCTGACACCTTTTTCGCCCATGCTCGACAACTCCACGCTCGATGTATCGCATTGTCTTCAAGGTGTTGTGCTGGCGGATCAACTTGACACTTCCCGCTTCATCTGAAATCCTTCAGGTACATCCCGTGACAATGTGTAACTCCTACAGATACTTTGTTTCTTCAATGTCAAATGAAGATACTAATGAAGAGTTGGGCATAGGACAGGAGGAAGCAGATGCATATGATTNNNNNNNNNNNNNNNNNNNNNNNNNNNNNNNNNNNNNNNNNNNNNNNNNNNNNNNNNNNNATGAGTCCACTCTCCCTTACCATTTTGTGTGATATCCTGCATCTCTTGAAGTAATGGTAACCTCTAAACACTCTATAGCTCCACCATTAAAACAGCCTTTTATCTACCAAGCCTCGATTTCACTAGCTTAATGCCCTTAATGAGAAGCTCAcgccaattttaattgaatgtaaagagtctttgtctggaaagtgatctttttctgggtttgattgccaattatggttctggttttggagatgtttgctggagaagtttttggtgagaatcggtatagcttgttctaacacatgtggtctgcaggtcatggtctactcacggtttctgagatttttgcgagttcccaccttggctctcttggcgcttggtttgagtttgtttgaggacaaacaaagatctaagtccgggggagttgatatgttacggttttgactcactttgaccccgtttatttgatagttttgtagttgtttgagtccttttcaggttataataagaggctaggaagctaaaagcaaggattggaacagcaggagcaatcggagcagaaaggagttgaattggagcagaaaagctaattttagacccaggagcacatgctcccgatttccgagcacatgctcccaactctacggtttcatgacgactcGTGGCAAGCATCttggcgccgattccctgcctaattccccttattttaggcgatcctttgtgagagaaagagggctgagatcgctttttaatagggagatttgaatttggaatctttccttatttttctctacttgtatgctatttaacctagggttttagGAGAGAGATacttaccttttttcttttggtttttgggggAGCGACGTTTTGTGAGGGAGAGGAAGAGCGGCTACGTTAGAGAAGCGATTCTGAACCcttgtgatttttatattttttatgctattgaatttctcatctatgttggctattcatttctctatgtctgagtagttttctttgctagattaggggtttcaaaaggggtttcatgggttagcaacagaacacaaatagggctttatataatcgattgtcttcactattgttagacttaatgcttaggttgatttgatcacccaatctatgattctaggtttatctattcatcaaaagtgtaataggttgctagaaaagatattagtgggcaaattatcctagacctgcgaaagttgatgtgtaggtgatttgtgaacttatcattcctgttctttaatgcttgtctgcgattatgggctcaaacgacagtttagggtttatggaccgccgagcatgtgctccggatgtctgagaaCGTGCTCCGcatttccgcacagaatcgatcagatagagttattgataccacgacagtggatcagtttatatttatgtttgagttctagactggtacttaatNNNNNNNNNNNNNNNNNNNNNNNNNNNNNNNNNNNNNNNNNNNNNNNNNNNNNNNNNNNNNNNN
The sequence above is a segment of the Camelina sativa cultivar DH55 chromosome 10, Cs, whole genome shotgun sequence genome. Coding sequences within it:
- the LOC109126901 gene encoding uncharacterized protein LOC109126901, yielding MLQHSCFVSTLEPSDIFAALEDEFWFAACHEEINQFVRHDVCDLVPRPPQPKGFEDPKFPNHVYKLKKALYGLKQAPRAWYERLTVFLLENGFKRGSVDKTLFIYEEGSNILIVQIYVDDIVFGSTNPKLVKTFVKGMTKEFEMSMVGEMNYFLGLQIKQSDSGIHISQSTYAKSLIQRFGMQTSKSSRTPMSSTRKLSKDSTGQNVDEKLYRAMIGSLLYLTATRPDLCFSVGVCARYQADPRMSHLNAVKRIIKYVKGTTDRGSLDDRRSTSGGCFFLGNNLIA